GTGCAGAACTGCTTCAAGGCCATTTGTTGTTGAAAGCCCGGCCTTTTTGTCAAACAGTGACTTTTTGAGAATTTATTTtttgatatatatttattttttgtcattgGTTTATGACTAACATCTTCTTCATGGACaacactttctctttgagtTTGATTAAGATTTTTTCCACACATATGCAAACTCGATATTATATGGAAAATTTCAGTCATAGTTGTGTTCTCATggattgttttgtgtttctatcATCTCTATTCTATCATTCCAGGTTTCAGAAAGGTGTGACTATGTTTTTGTAAATGGCAAGGAGACCAAAGGCATGGTAAAGATGATAGTCAACTTTACGTACAGCTACCTGACTGCTCAGCTTGAACTGAATGTGTGGATGCCCCGGCTCCCCCTGCAGATCGAGTTGTCAGACACAGAGCTCAGCCAGATCAAAAGCTGGAGGGTACCCATTCTGACTTCAAAAAGGTGGGAAACATTTGTTTCACCTAAAAATTCCCCTCATTTGGCTTTGAATAATTTAGGCCACGCTAATTCAAATATCTCTCCAAGGATTTAGGAGTTTGATTACATTATGAAATGTACTGAAATATCAGTGTAATACAATCAAGCCAAGATAAAGGGTTACGTATTTGAAGTGTAGCAGGTGAAAGCATTTACTGTGTGCCAGGTGTGACCTGAACATGTGTTTTTGTGCTTACATCTAAGATCTGGATGGAACAGAGATGAAGTCGAAGGAAAAGGGAAAGGCTGCATGCTGCAGTATCAGCATGCGGTTGTGCGGGTGCTAACCCATTTTGTGGCAGAGCAGGAGGATCCACGGGATTCTACAGCCTATTTCCTGGGCCCTGATTGGCAGGTGGATGTCACAAAGTTAGTTCGATACTTCATGAAGGTCGAAGATCCTGGAGTTGCAAGGCTACAGGAAGGAAGGGTGCTGTCAGGCAGAGACATTGGGACCACAACCATCCAGGtaataaactaaacaaagtctTATATAAACATTGACCAACAGTCTATGACAGTCATTAGTTTAAACATCAATTAAGAACTAGACTTGAAGGGTCTTTTCACTTTAGGTAGACAAAATTTGTATTTAGATTTTACACTTTTCTTTTAATCTAATAAACAATGCTGATCCCAACAAGGAAATACAGTCATGTAACAAAAGAATGACCCCTTAAATTGGAAAAACTTTACCTATGAGGACATGATGAAAACATTTCTGGTCCCTACCTGATCTGAAAGCAACACATGGAATCTTACACCTGGTCTTTGTTTATCAAACAAAAATTAAGCCAAATTAACGCCAAATCAGTGTGTAAAAGACTACATGCAGTGAATGATTCAGTAGCTTTGAGAACCACCGTTAGCAGGAATAACTTGAAGTGATTGTTTTCTGTATGTTATCAATTTCTCATGTCTCTTGGAGACATTCTGTCCCACTTTTCTTCACTTCATGGAGTTTGTGTGCATTAAtatatgcacagctctcttaaggtcttGACACAGCAATTGGTTGAGGTTTGGACTTAGATTGGACCATTGTAACACCTTGATTGTTTTTTGATTTTCAGCCATTCTGCTGTAGATGTGCTGCTGTGCTTGGGATCCTTTTGCATGACCCGATTTTgcccaagctttagctgtcagagaGATGGCCTCATATTTTACTGTAGAATACTTTGATATACAGATACtcagtgactgcaaggtgtccaggttcTTTGGCATCTAAACAATCCCAAATGATCACCCCTGCACCACTGTGCCttacagttggtatgaggtgtttgtgctgatatgctgtgtttggttttcacaaAATGTGGTGATGGCATTATAACCAGATATTCAGGTCTAATCTTTCCAAAAAACATTGTTCCAGTAGACTTGTgatttgttcagatgcaactttaCAAAACTAAGCTGTGTTGTCATGTTCTTTTCAGTTAGAAGAGACTTTCTCCTGCAAACCCTTCCGAACAAGCCATACTTTTAtggtctttttctaattttactttaatgtactttaacatttaaaattcTGTGTTTGAAGAGTGACATATATAGTTCTCTGATTTTCTGCAGTTTCTCTGTGTATTTCCAAGTCTAaacttggggtgaactttctgGGAGTCCATTCCAAAAAGATTTGCAACTGTCCTGAGTGCTTTTCACTTGTCAATAATCTTTTttactgtagaatgatggacttctAGTAGTTTGGAAATGACTTTCTAACCCTTCCGaaattgatgggcagcaacaattgcttctctaagatcactgCCTCCTAAGCATATGCTATCCATCTGAGGATTCCAGaacagcaaactgccaaaacttcttttatagaggtgctcacacttgctgatgatcaattaatcaagtaCATTTGATCAGCAACACCGAGCTGCTACTTAACTTAATTTTAGATTCAATGGAAGCTGTGAGGGCGTACTTAGTTTTTCAAACACTGCttcttttagattattttttgtttgataaATGACACTGTATAAAATATCTTTTTCTTAATCTAAGGTGGTATTcgcctcattttaagacctgttTTTTACGTTTGTTCTGATACcttgaaccttaaaactaaaaGAGGCTGTACTCCCTTTTTGACTGTAGTCTTAGACACCCCTTTTCATTAACTTCACCTGACATTGTTCTATGACAGGTTTTTTCTCCACTGTCTGATGTCACCTTGGCTAAGACAACTGTCAAAGTCGTGGATAACAAAGTGAGCATCACAGAGTTGGGTGTCCAGCTTGTTGCAGGCCTTTCGATGATCTTACAACGTAGTCAGGGTAGCAACAGGGTCATCTTGGCTACAACTACCACACAGGAAGTTCTGCAGAATTCCAAACAGGTAACAGTCTTTATCATTATTTAAGTGTCTCTATACTTAAAGTTTAGATTCAATTacagtttttgccatttttctgTTCTCTCAGGAAGCTTTGGTCAGTCCCTGGGTACAGTTCAGTGATGGCAGCTGGACACCTCTTGACATTTATGATCCAGCCTTCTACCGTCTAACAATAACATCTCTGGATCAGGGGGTGGTGTCAGTTCAGGGCAAACCTCCAGTTGTAGTGGCAGAAGGAGAAGGTGAAGGAGTGCTGGTTAGAGTAGAAATGTCTATCTGTGAGGCCTGCCAGAAGTCTAAACGCAAAACTACTGTGGCTGTGGGAAATGGCGGCCTGAAGGTCAAATTTCAGGTGAACCCTCGGCGGCCAGGCAGCAATACCCGCAGCCTAGACAGAAGCACAGTTGGTAACAAGGACAACAGCAGTGACTACGGGAATGACGGGGAAGAGGTGGACAGTGAGAGGAAGCAGAAAAAGCCATCTCAGGATCCTCCGTCAATTATCTTAAACTCAAATAAAGATGAGAGTGCCATTCAGAAGATCACAACCACGATCAAATCTACAGAAAGATCCAGCGGCAGCCTTGGAGAAGTCGGCAAGACGAGTAATTCAGGAAATGCAGACAGTCCTACCGGTGTGGTAAATGTCAGCCTCATGAGTAGCCCCAGAGACAGCAGCAAAGGATACGACTCAGACAACATGATAGCGGAGGATATGAGCAGTGTTAGCTTTACTAGCACTGTGAAAGCTCCTGGAAATCTGGTTAACTACAACAATTTCCCAACAAAGGTGGAGACACCTGTGCAGGACACAACGGATATAGAAATTGGTGGCGAAGAAGCATTTGCTAACAGGCCTCTCACAGATTTAGAGATTGGCATGTACGCTCTTTTGAGTGTCTTTTGCCTGGCTATCCTGGTATTTCTGGTGAACTGCATCTCATATGTTGTTAAATTCAGGCACAAGAAGCCTCCCTCTCATGCTCAGGAGACCACAGGGCACAGGCACGACTGGGTATGGCTGGGCACGGATGCTGAGCTGGTGATGACTATGCCAGGCAGCCCGATCCAGCAAGACTCCCACACCACAACCACTGTGATAGACATTGGGCCTGATAAGGCTGCCACTCTTGCCAGGAGGCCCAGTTGCTTGGCTCCTGTGACTGACTCTCCCCTCAGTGGCTCAGGTTTGCCCAGGAGCAAACACATGCAAAGCGAGTCAATCCCCTCGCCCACCAGCAAGAGAAAGAGAGTACAGTTCACTACATTTTCCTCACTGGAGCGCCAGCATTCACCACATCTTGCACCAAGGGAGAATGGTCATGGTATTCACTGGGTTGGGAAGGAGGACAGTTTTGAGGAGGAACCTCAAGTGCCCATCACAGAGCCTGGGGACCACTTATAACAGAGACCCTGATCAGACCTCGCATGTACAGTAGATGTGGCTTTGATCACCCCAATGCCTTTGTCAAGAATATGTCATTTTTGTAATAGGCCCTGCTCCACATTTCATTGACTATTAAGGCCTTTTACATGTACTGTATAATGTATATAATTAATATCAGCAAGTGGATGTTTTGTGATAATGTCTCAGATGGATGACCAGATTGATTCTTATTTACACAATATTTACAGACAAAATGTTAATGCTGCATGTGGATATCTTCATCTCAACATTTTTGTACTCACACACTGATATGTATAGAATACAAAGACATACcgaaaaaatatttcaaaacacAAATATCAATTATAATAACAAGCCCAGTCTAAGATTTTTTTAACCAGAAGTCTGGCTTTGATTAAAAATAATTCCACAATTTGTTTCtatcatattattattattattattatactctTTTTCTTTCCATCGTAAGCCAATTTAATCTTACTTTTTCATTAAAACACTGGCCTCGAATCACTTaattcccccccaaaaaagcacCTTCCACCAACTATTAGGAGGTATTTTGAAATGAGTAACATTATACAAGTCAACAACTGATTAAGATCTGTAATTTGTGTTGCAGGTTTTCAATCCATCCCATGACTCAAAGTGTTGCCAAACATAAACTTTGTTCAGCAAACTGGAAGGAACTACTTGCCACTTTGCCCTTTAAACAAATAAAGGTATTGGTGGCCCATAATGTGCAAGACCTAATTCTTGCATTCTTATCAGTCAGTAATGGGTTAGGAcacaaatatataataaaagaaAGATCATTTCAcccaaacattttcaggtgaccCACCAGTCAAAAATGAAGACAGTTGAGTTGTCAGTTTCTCTTTTAATAAGCAGCATAATCTGTGATTTTGCTATAATTATATTACAATATTAATTATAATACAATATCAATTTCAATATATTAACATGACAGGCAACATGGTCTCTCTTTTGTTTGGTTGAAAGTGTCCTGTAGCATCATTTTCAGAGGCAGTACTGATAAGATATACAATTTTGTGCAAATGGAGATAATTAAAATACTCTACCTATATAATGGACCTATGTGATGTCCTGTTCTCTGCTGATGAAGTTCCTGAGAAAGTATACAGAGTTGTTTGAATGCTGTGGCTTTAAACTGAGAGCAGAGTGTCCACCAATCGCT
This Odontesthes bonariensis isolate fOdoBon6 chromosome 6, fOdoBon6.hap1, whole genome shotgun sequence DNA region includes the following protein-coding sequences:
- the LOC142382522 gene encoding transmembrane protein 132D codes for the protein MKQFAPYSAETTTRTMGGCLEQRAARRAKMSFECQSWMILQIVFASITTVLTQDLSSKEVADSKSPVPFPVSLPVDYNVREADYLLLKEAGQDFMRNSSMQSHTQPFVILRASRQPTVNASYGNMSIERVVSLDLVQSVQVFNAPEIFTFNWKIQAFVLTPLVFSSKPKVRVLFYVAGRDWNSGEIAVDELPCVTVYAFWQTQEVRGICATGWERGTCMAELVPAPGWFAPGSEGTSRERQDSSAGNPVELYYQAQPRANGKCNYVDGNRWGGSLQQTEYVPVTPMQRIGSVRLLQVPKGMATLSRLKLGNAIVIRTSSKPLKKTDIATFYILMVSSAQLTNFTLRASVKKGVTFRTATPSSSLLWDITLDMGADGAIAVICQRKAPIPGKRLESSLLDVLQMDFEVEELSSPLDSQVIIWKLELPSIAKNGGRTEGAMRIYTTQRDFVGLAPLVMDTEILNTAVLTGKKVVMPVRTVAVEEDGVVTDVSDYTDCSSSDEDVLKVSERCDYVFVNGKETKGMVKMIVNFTYSYLTAQLELNVWMPRLPLQIELSDTELSQIKSWRVPILTSKRSGWNRDEVEGKGKGCMLQYQHAVVRVLTHFVAEQEDPRDSTAYFLGPDWQVDVTKLVRYFMKVEDPGVARLQEGRVLSGRDIGTTTIQVFSPLSDVTLAKTTVKVVDNKVSITELGVQLVAGLSMILQRSQGSNRVILATTTTQEVLQNSKQEALVSPWVQFSDGSWTPLDIYDPAFYRLTITSLDQGVVSVQGKPPVVVAEGEGEGVLVRVEMSICEACQKSKRKTTVAVGNGGLKVKFQVNPRRPGSNTRSLDRSTVGNKDNSSDYGNDGEEVDSERKQKKPSQDPPSIILNSNKDESAIQKITTTIKSTERSSGSLGEVGKTSNSGNADSPTGVVNVSLMSSPRDSSKGYDSDNMIAEDMSSVSFTSTVKAPGNLVNYNNFPTKVETPVQDTTDIEIGGEEAFANRPLTDLEIGMYALLSVFCLAILVFLVNCISYVVKFRHKKPPSHAQETTGHRHDWVWLGTDAELVMTMPGSPIQQDSHTTTTVIDIGPDKAATLARRPSCLAPVTDSPLSGSGLPRSKHMQSESIPSPTSKRKRVQFTTFSSLERQHSPHLAPRENGHGIHWVGKEDSFEEEPQVPITEPGDHL